From the Pedobacter cryoconitis genome, one window contains:
- a CDS encoding GAF domain-containing protein, with translation MAEDLLIIKTESKEEQYQSLIPQIQALISGEDDLIANLANISAALKEQFGWLWVGFYLVKGEELVLGPFQGPVACTRIKSGKGVCGRSWQEAKTFIVEDVDKFPGHIACSSASRSEIVLPIVIDGDVFGVLDADSAELAQFDEIDELYLNQIISFIKA, from the coding sequence ATGGCAGAAGATCTACTGATTATAAAAACAGAAAGTAAAGAAGAACAGTACCAATCATTGATTCCGCAAATTCAAGCTTTAATAAGCGGAGAAGATGACTTGATTGCTAACCTTGCTAACATCAGTGCAGCACTGAAAGAGCAGTTCGGGTGGCTATGGGTTGGCTTTTACCTGGTTAAAGGAGAGGAGCTGGTTTTAGGTCCGTTTCAAGGCCCGGTAGCCTGTACAAGAATAAAATCCGGTAAAGGTGTGTGTGGAAGATCATGGCAGGAAGCTAAAACATTCATTGTAGAGGATGTAGATAAATTCCCGGGACATATTGCATGCAGCTCAGCTTCAAGATCAGAGATTGTATTACCCATTGTTATAGATGGGGATGTATTTGGTGTATTGGATGCAGATAGTGCTGAACTGGCTCAATTTGACGAAATAGATGAATTGTACCTGAACCAGATAATCAGCTTTATTAAGGCCTGA
- a CDS encoding class I SAM-dependent methyltransferase codes for MSAHLNKPDFKEIAGQLSCPSGDTGIKTAETMAVNNGHMIALTIAALDPKSNDVLLEIGPGNGSHVISLLAATKHLLYYGVDISTLMVQEAIRINSEAVSSGRADFSLSDGMQLNFAAGFFTKVFTINTLYFWKDPKAYVTEIRRVLRPGGLFSLTFAPREFMEKLPFTPYGFRLYSREEAEELLISNGFEIEEVHFHKEMVRSNAAGMEVERDIIIINAIRSAD; via the coding sequence ATGTCAGCTCACCTTAATAAACCCGATTTTAAAGAAATAGCAGGTCAGTTAAGTTGCCCAAGCGGGGATACAGGGATAAAAACTGCTGAAACGATGGCTGTTAATAATGGCCATATGATTGCGCTTACTATCGCAGCGCTGGATCCGAAATCCAATGACGTACTTTTAGAAATAGGGCCTGGAAATGGCTCGCATGTTATTTCGCTCTTAGCAGCGACCAAACATTTACTCTATTATGGGGTAGATATCTCAACATTGATGGTCCAGGAAGCCATCAGAATCAATAGCGAAGCTGTATCTTCAGGAAGAGCCGATTTCTCTTTATCAGATGGGATGCAACTAAACTTTGCAGCCGGCTTTTTTACTAAAGTATTTACTATAAATACGCTCTATTTCTGGAAAGATCCAAAAGCTTATGTCACTGAAATACGAAGAGTACTTAGGCCAGGTGGTCTGTTTAGCCTGACTTTTGCTCCGCGTGAATTCATGGAGAAACTGCCATTTACTCCGTATGGCTTTCGTTTATACAGCAGGGAAGAAGCTGAAGAATTATTGATTAGTAATGGTTTTGAGATTGAAGAAGTGCATTTTCACAAAGAAATGGTCAGGAGCAATGCTGCCGGTATGGAAGTAGAGCGTGACATTATCATTATCAATGCAATCAGATCTGCTGATTAA
- a CDS encoding glyoxalase superfamily protein encodes MATIIPIFRIFDYDKAIEFYINWLGFKIDWEHKETGTPIYMQVSMQGILLHLTEHHGDCTPGARAYIADFENLKDFHQLLLAKDYKFNRPGLEKQSWNDQVDYMEVIDPFGNRLSFNG; translated from the coding sequence ATGGCAACGATTATCCCCATTTTCAGAATATTCGATTACGATAAAGCAATAGAATTTTACATAAACTGGCTCGGCTTTAAGATTGACTGGGAACATAAAGAGACAGGTACCCCTATTTATATGCAGGTTTCAATGCAGGGTATTTTACTACATTTAACTGAGCATCATGGAGATTGCACCCCTGGCGCAAGAGCTTATATTGCTGATTTTGAAAACCTGAAAGACTTTCATCAATTGCTGCTGGCAAAGGATTATAAGTTCAACAGACCGGGCCTGGAAAAACAATCCTGGAATGATCAGGTGGACTATATGGAAGTGATTGATCCTTTTGGAAACAGATTATCTTTTAATGGTTAA
- the nudK gene encoding GDP-mannose pyrophosphatase NudK, with protein MIDNIKIINTELLSDNWYTLKKITYQYSLKDGTVQTQDREAYDRGNGAVILLYNKEQQTVILTRQFRLPTYINGNESGLLIEACAGLLDKDNAEDCIKRETEEETGYQVTEVRKIFEAYMSPGSVTEILYFFIAAYTKDMKIHEGGGLAHEQENIEVLELSIDQAMAMVANGEIKDGKTIMLLQYVKLHQIV; from the coding sequence ATGATTGATAACATAAAGATAATAAACACAGAACTACTTTCTGATAACTGGTATACGCTTAAAAAGATAACTTACCAATATTCATTGAAAGACGGTACAGTACAGACGCAGGACAGAGAAGCATACGATCGTGGAAATGGCGCAGTAATTTTATTGTATAACAAAGAACAACAAACTGTTATCCTGACCAGGCAATTCAGATTGCCTACTTATATCAATGGAAATGAATCCGGATTACTGATTGAGGCCTGCGCCGGATTATTAGATAAAGACAATGCTGAGGATTGTATCAAAAGAGAAACAGAAGAAGAAACAGGCTATCAGGTAACTGAAGTACGTAAAATATTTGAAGCCTATATGTCACCGGGTTCAGTGACAGAAATCTTATATTTCTTTATTGCAGCTTACACTAAGGACATGAAAATACATGAAGGTGGTGGATTGGCGCATGAGCAGGAAAATATCGAAGTGCTGGAACTTTCCATTGATCAGGCAATGGCTATGGTAGCCAATGGAGAAATTAAAGATGGAAAAACAATTATGTTGCTGCAATATGTAAAACTTCACCAGATTGTGTAG
- a CDS encoding phytanoyl-CoA dioxygenase family protein, which yields MENQTMNTMAHQDIPGNPSTAKSSGIRLNDRSQDKTLRLLTEQDWDFWITNGYVVIKNAVPRDQVKKTADYLWAYEGKDPDVIESWYKKPNAQMQMSELNNTGMVEIYNHQLLWDNRMYPKVHQAFADIWGTEKLWVTIDRANLNFPLRPGFEYKGFIHWDYDPETKPQNVQGVLALADQTDENMGGFQCIPELFRTYDTWKLTQPADRDHYKPDTTGFKLEKIKLEAGDLLIFNSSQPHGIRANTSTDQVRVAQYIAMMPAQEEDEDLRQWRIGSWENREAMQGYAFPGDPLEREKKNPVAELTPLGKKLLGLEKW from the coding sequence ATGGAAAATCAAACAATGAATACAATGGCGCATCAGGATATACCTGGGAACCCTTCTACTGCAAAATCCAGCGGGATCCGCTTGAATGATCGTAGTCAGGATAAAACCTTACGCTTGCTGACTGAGCAAGATTGGGATTTCTGGATTACAAATGGATATGTAGTGATCAAAAATGCGGTTCCTCGGGATCAGGTTAAAAAGACTGCGGATTATCTATGGGCATATGAAGGAAAAGATCCGGATGTGATAGAGAGCTGGTATAAAAAACCTAATGCACAAATGCAGATGTCAGAATTAAACAATACTGGCATGGTAGAAATCTATAACCACCAGCTGTTATGGGATAACAGAATGTATCCAAAGGTCCACCAGGCTTTTGCCGACATCTGGGGAACGGAAAAGTTATGGGTAACTATAGACAGGGCAAATCTGAATTTCCCATTGCGTCCGGGTTTTGAGTATAAAGGTTTTATTCACTGGGATTATGATCCGGAAACAAAACCTCAAAATGTACAGGGTGTATTGGCTTTAGCTGACCAGACAGATGAAAATATGGGAGGCTTTCAATGTATTCCTGAACTATTCCGCACTTATGATACCTGGAAATTGACCCAGCCGGCAGACCGCGACCATTACAAACCAGATACGACAGGATTTAAACTGGAAAAGATCAAACTGGAAGCAGGAGATTTACTCATTTTTAATAGTTCACAACCTCATGGCATCAGAGCAAATACAAGTACAGATCAAGTAAGAGTTGCTCAATATATTGCTATGATGCCTGCTCAGGAAGAGGATGAAGATTTGAGGCAATGGAGAATTGGCAGCTGGGAAAATAGAGAAGCAATGCAGGGTTATGCTTTTCCGGGTGATCCATTGGAACGTGAAAAGAAAAATCCAGTTGCAGAACTTACCCCTCTGGGCAAAAAATTGCTGGGTTTGGAAAAGTGGTAA
- a CDS encoding AraC family transcriptional regulator, whose product MNEIQLEKINFDVGKSFKYFSPRLRNTFFWHFHAEYELVYVEADAGIRHVGSHISGYTQSDLVFIGRNLPHLNFDYRLRNDYHQIVVQLRTDFLGSAISTSPEFSAIDQLFKKAALGIAFHRETKTIAVNKLKELAALDSFQQLIGLVEIFQLLAHSTETEILNDEKMSISFFLKDKIRMGAIYEYIDMHYNQKPDVNIVASKVNLTTAAFCRYFKKQTNMTFTDFVNQYRIDLAKNLLMQDKNVTETCYAVGFESLSYFNKLFNKIVGQNPSAFKKNWFQSFSS is encoded by the coding sequence ATGAATGAAATACAACTGGAGAAAATAAATTTTGACGTAGGTAAGTCTTTCAAGTATTTCTCTCCGAGACTAAGAAATACGTTCTTCTGGCATTTCCATGCTGAATATGAACTTGTTTATGTGGAAGCCGATGCTGGTATCCGTCATGTTGGCTCTCACATCTCTGGTTATACGCAAAGTGACCTCGTTTTTATTGGAAGAAATCTTCCGCATCTTAATTTTGATTACAGGTTGAGGAATGATTATCATCAAATCGTAGTTCAGCTAAGAACAGATTTCCTGGGTTCAGCTATAAGTACTTCACCAGAGTTTTCGGCAATTGATCAATTGTTTAAGAAAGCAGCTTTAGGCATTGCCTTCCATAGAGAGACAAAAACTATTGCAGTTAATAAGCTAAAAGAACTGGCAGCGCTTGATTCTTTTCAGCAACTGATCGGATTAGTTGAAATCTTTCAGCTCCTGGCGCATTCAACAGAAACCGAAATATTAAATGATGAAAAGATGAGTATATCTTTCTTTTTGAAAGATAAAATAAGGATGGGAGCCATCTATGAATATATTGATATGCATTATAATCAAAAACCAGATGTCAATATTGTCGCTTCAAAAGTAAATCTGACCACTGCTGCATTTTGCCGTTATTTTAAAAAACAAACCAATATGACCTTTACAGATTTTGTGAATCAATACCGGATTGATCTGGCTAAGAATCTGTTAATGCAGGATAAAAATGTAACTGAAACCTGTTATGCAGTAGGTTTTGAAAGCTTATCTTATTTCAATAAGTTATTTAATAAAATTGTTGGACAGAACCCTTCTGCCTTTAAAAAGAACTGGTTCCAGTCTTTTTCTTCTTAA
- a CDS encoding DUF6268 family outer membrane beta-barrel protein → MKILQYCLIIIGLGLSLKASAQTGISGTIKADYVPFSNYIRADSVKTGSTSNFKRMQLGFSIPLSVKTDSSGRPKMWAVNVSGSYAKMENRDYGTKLFPTELLNAQVGLVHMRPISRTWSIMAMASVGVYTDMEKVTGDDILVQGGVLFIKNFNPRLALGFGPVVSNTFGVPMVLPGIYFNWLTAGRYRLHVNFPENIEFGAQLSPSFELKSVVELSGMTAEVNRDDKSMLLGYLQIVAGLRPEFKLGKSVTLQLTAGTTLTRQFSTTSRKLKDFFKAKEQKDPSFSTTAYGAVALKWNLSKIKK, encoded by the coding sequence ATGAAAATTTTACAGTATTGCCTGATCATTATTGGACTGGGCTTAAGTTTGAAAGCCAGCGCCCAAACAGGGATTTCTGGGACGATTAAGGCAGATTACGTTCCTTTCTCTAATTACATAAGAGCAGACAGTGTTAAAACTGGTTCGACCAGTAATTTTAAACGAATGCAGTTAGGGTTCAGCATTCCTCTTTCTGTCAAAACCGATTCCTCAGGACGACCAAAAATGTGGGCTGTAAACGTAAGTGGATCTTATGCTAAAATGGAAAACCGGGATTACGGGACAAAATTATTTCCTACAGAACTATTAAATGCCCAGGTTGGATTAGTCCACATGCGCCCGATCAGCAGAACATGGTCAATTATGGCGATGGCTTCTGTAGGTGTTTATACCGACATGGAGAAAGTAACCGGTGATGATATCCTGGTGCAAGGAGGAGTACTGTTTATTAAAAACTTCAATCCCCGTCTGGCTTTAGGCTTTGGGCCGGTTGTTTCCAATACTTTTGGTGTTCCTATGGTCTTACCTGGTATCTACTTTAACTGGCTTACTGCCGGACGCTACCGTTTACATGTCAATTTCCCAGAGAATATAGAGTTCGGTGCACAGTTGAGCCCTTCTTTTGAACTTAAATCGGTTGTTGAGCTTAGTGGAATGACTGCTGAAGTAAACAGGGACGATAAATCCATGCTATTAGGTTATCTGCAAATTGTAGCGGGTTTGAGGCCGGAATTTAAGCTGGGGAAATCAGTGACACTACAATTGACAGCGGGCACGACATTAACCCGGCAATTTTCTACGACAAGCAGAAAACTGAAGGACTTCTTTAAAGCAAAAGAACAGAAAGATCCGAGTTTCTCTACCACTGCTTATGGAGCAGTTGCACTCAAATGGAACCTGAGTAAAATCAAGAAATAA
- a CDS encoding LytR/AlgR family response regulator transcription factor: MSHNPTYEAPLQCLVIDDEPVARESIMDFCSRLDFLQVAGTCANAMEAANYLQQGNIDLLFLDINMPYLSGLEFLESLEHPPLTILTTAYSEHALEGYRLSIVDYLLKPITFKRFYQAALKARQHHLMNITPKHPQSIDTFLYVRQGDSFQKISWVDILYIEGMQNYAKLHFKDRELIIHQTMISLEETLPSDNFFRIHKSYLINISHIDSVSGGRIFINGNELPISRNRREDLLKEVVYTKLLSR; this comes from the coding sequence ATGTCACATAACCCTACATATGAAGCTCCTTTACAATGCCTGGTGATTGACGACGAACCTGTCGCAAGAGAAAGTATCATGGATTTTTGCAGTAGACTGGATTTTCTACAAGTTGCCGGCACATGTGCCAATGCTATGGAAGCAGCAAATTATTTACAGCAGGGAAATATCGATTTGCTGTTTCTTGATATCAATATGCCTTACCTTTCCGGACTCGAGTTTCTGGAATCTTTGGAACATCCTCCATTAACTATCCTGACTACCGCTTATTCTGAGCACGCGCTAGAAGGTTACCGACTTTCAATTGTAGATTATCTGCTGAAACCTATCACTTTCAAAAGATTCTATCAAGCCGCGCTAAAGGCCAGACAACATCATTTAATGAATATAACACCTAAACATCCGCAATCAATTGATACTTTTTTATATGTACGTCAGGGTGATAGCTTCCAGAAGATATCCTGGGTAGATATCTTATATATCGAAGGAATGCAGAATTATGCCAAACTCCATTTTAAAGATCGTGAACTGATCATCCACCAAACGATGATCTCACTGGAGGAGACCTTACCCAGCGATAACTTTTTCAGAATTCATAAGTCCTACCTGATTAATATAAGCCACATTGATTCAGTTTCTGGTGGCAGGATATTCATCAATGGCAATGAACTTCCTATTTCCAGAAATCGCCGTGAAGACCTGTTAAAAGAGGTGGTCTATACGAAATTGCTTAGCAGATAA